The Triticum aestivum cultivar Chinese Spring chromosome 3A, IWGSC CS RefSeq v2.1, whole genome shotgun sequence genome includes a region encoding these proteins:
- the LOC123058823 gene encoding transcription repressor OFP13-like, with product MVIGKLGLSSLFHTKPKEEASPSPPRGDPAAAPAWAWPSCKHPRTRSFHDAPPPPGARTLASIFLDSAESSFTNSSARRDCSDSPSTASEASAEGGGDAVTAAEDAAVVGPLRSSDRLLFDPGASGTTSSILEEKVPAEAFVGGLAVAFESADPYGDFRASMQEMVAAHGAGGWGCGWGWLEEMLGWYLRANGKDTHGAIVAAFVDVVVSVADPGRGSSCSSRSSSCASVDGDQ from the coding sequence ATGGTCATCGGGAAGCTGGGCCTGAGCTCCCTCTTCCACACGAAGCCCAAGGAGGAGGCCTCGCCGTCACCTCCTCGAGGCGACCCGGCCGCGGCGCCGGCGTGGGCATGGCCGTCCTGCAAGCACCCAAGAACGCGGTCCTTCCAcgacgcgccgccaccgcccggcgcGAGAACGCTCGCCTCCATCTTCCTCGACTCCGCCGAGAGCTCCTTCACCAACTCCTCCGCGCGGCGCGACTGCTCCGACAGCCCCTCCACGGCGTCCGAGGCGTCGGCGGAGGGCGGGGGCGACGCCGTCacggccgccgaggacgccgccgtCGTGGGGCCGCTCCGCTCCTCCGACCGGCTCCTGTTCGACCCGGGGGCGTCGGGGACCACCAGCTCCATACTGGAGGAGAAGGTGCCGGCGGAGGCGTTCGTGGGCGGCCTGGCCGTGGCGTTCGAGTCGGCGGACCCATACGGGGACTTCCGGGCGTCGATGCAGGAGATGGTGGCCGCGCACGGGGCCGGCGGCTGGGGCTGTGGCTGGGGCTGGCTGGAGGAGATGCTGGGCTGGTACCTGCGCGCCAACGGCAAGGACACGCACGGCGCCATCGTGGCCGCCTTCGTCGAcgtcgtcgtctccgtcgccgaccccggccgcgGCTCCTCCTGCTCGTCCCGGAGCTCCTCCTGCGCGTCCGTCGACGGGGATCAGTAA
- the LOC123062698 gene encoding transcription repressor OFP8, protein MSSKPSSRRGSFALRQPPVVDVGCNCRRPKLFSSLFSSSSLPFRGGRGGKPKSPNASSTSTTTAFTATTLGGRSGTTATSADSASWGPASFTNNSLYEDPAAAARRRGQEPEQDTRRRRRQRRRRRRAAWDGAGHGEQEAEAHGRVARESVPVAVESAEPYEDFRESMVQMVVEKEIYAWDDLNDLLTQFLTLNSPRHHPLILHAFADLWTRNGLFSPPSPCQF, encoded by the coding sequence ATGTCGAGCAAGCCGTCGTCCAGGAGGGGCAGCTTCGCGCTGCGGCAGCCGCCGGTGGTGGACGTGGGCTGCAACTGCCGCCGCCCGAAGCTCTTCTCCAGCCTCTTCTCCTCGTCCTCCCTGCCgttccgcggcggccggggcgGCAAGCCCAAGTCGCCCAACGCCTCCTCCACGTCCACCACCACGGCGTTCACGGCCACCACCCTCGGCGGCCGCAGCGGCACCACGGCCACCTCCGCCGACTCCGCCTCCTGGGGCCCCGCGTCCTTCACCAACAACTCGCTGTACGAGGACCCGgcagccgccgcgcgccgccgcggccAGGAGCCGGAGCAGGACACGCGGCGCCGTCGGAGGCAGCGGCGGCGTCGCAGGCGCGCCGCGTGGGACGGCGCTGGGCACGGGGAGCAGGAGGCGGAGGCTCACGGGCGCGTGGCGCGGGAGAGCGTGCCGGTGGCGGTGGAGTCGGCGGAGCCGTACGAGGACTTCCGGGAGTCGATGGTGCAGATGGTGGTGGAGAAGGAGATCTACGCGTGGGACGACCTCAACGACCTGCTCACCCAGTTCCTCACCCTCAACTCGCCGCGCCACCACCCGCTCATCCTCCACGCCTTCGCCGACCTCTGGACCCGCAACGGCCTCTTCTCCCCTCCCTCGCCGTGCCAGTTCTAG